The following are encoded in a window of Lampris incognitus isolate fLamInc1 chromosome 15, fLamInc1.hap2, whole genome shotgun sequence genomic DNA:
- the flrt2 gene encoding LOW QUALITY PROTEIN: leucine-rich repeat transmembrane protein FLRT2 (The sequence of the model RefSeq protein was modified relative to this genomic sequence to represent the inferred CDS: inserted 5 bases in 3 codons; deleted 4 bases in 4 codons), with the protein MHINIYMCIHTHFIAFLVCYFSDFLTVPFFFTMEFLVGHWNKDWASFVQFWLTVILSLQMXNQPGCHLPDECRCDKTFVYCNERSLTSVLWGSRRASKVLYLHNNQINNAGFPLELHNVASVEIVFLYGNQLDEFPVNLPKNTRVLHLQENNIQTISRMAXGSVDRLEELHLDDNSISTVGVEEGAFREAVSLKLLFLTKNHLSSVPIGLPEDLKELRLDENRIAVIAEEAFQNVTRLQRLLLDGNLLTDDGIAPGTFQDLVNLHELALARNSLTFPPPTLPSQSMVKLSLQENQIDQIPVAAFSNLHKLERLDLSTNQLQNLTLGVFDGXVSLKQLTVRNNPWRCNCAMKWVVMLLKSLRTSLNVRGLMCLSPEKVRGMAIRELTPDVIQCPAGTEQSPWPPPHSTTHLLPITSTPVTTLITTSTPFFFNSPSPPAPPLHNYPSGPLPPYEDPLRMSFHVVNSTCIEVSWASYFTVTAYKVTWVKMGQSLMSDVTRERTVSGDQRHLSLTNLEPRSVYRICIYVLDTLNFHRPGEDTICSEARTKSASNNKSNGSEQTSQQDINSTLLLAGIIGGAVLIVLVTLLSLFCWHMHKKSRSASTKWKYNRGRRKDDYCEAGTKKDNSILEMTETSFQIVSLNNEQLLKGDFRIQPIYTPNGGIGFRDCHLSNNSIAYCKSSNVPSTEFCHT; encoded by the exons atgcatataaatatttatatgtgtatacatacacacttCATTGCCTTTCTGGTTTGCTATTTCTCTGATTTCCTCAcagttcctttttttttcacaatGGAGTTTCTGGTCGGACATTGGAATAAAGATTGGGCCTCGTTCGTACAGTTTTGGTTGACAGTCATCCTAAGCCTCCAAAT CAATCAGCCCGGGTGCCACCTGCCGGACGAGTGTCGTTGTGACAAAACC TTTGTGTACTGCAATGAACGCAGCTTGACATCTGTGCTCTGGGGGTCCAGGAGGGCTTCCAAAGTCCTTTACCTTCATAACAACCAGATCAACAATGCCGGCTTCCCCTTGGAGCTTCACAATGTAGCCTCCGTTGAGATTGTTTTTCTCTATGGGAACCAGCTGGATGAGTTCCCTGTCAACCTGCCCAAAAACACCAGGGTATTGCACCTCCAGGAGAACAATATCCAGACTATCTCCAGGATGGC TGGCTCAGTTGACCGGCTGGAGGAGTTGCATCTCGACGACAACTCCATCTCCACTGTGGGTGTGGAAGAAGGGGCGTTCAGGGAGGCTGTCAGCCTCAAACTCCTCTTCCTCACCAAGAACCACCTGAGCAGCGTTCCCATCGGTCTACCCGAGGATCTGAAGGAGCTGCGGTTGGACGAGAACCGCATTGCAGTCATCGCTGAGGAGGCCTTTCAGAATGTGACTCGG CTGCAGCGCCTCCTGCTGGATGGCAACCTGCTGACAGATGATGGCATTGCACCCGGGACCTTCCAGGACCTGGTAAACCTCCATGAGCTGGCCCTGGCCCGCAATTCGCTCACCTTCCCGCCCCCG ACTCTGCCCAGCCAGTCCATGGTCAAACTTAGTCTGCAGGAAAACCAGATAGATCAGATCCCTGTGGCAGCTTTTTCTAATCTCCACAAGCTGGAGAGACTGGATCTCTCTACCAACCAGCTGCAGAACCTCACACTGGGTGTGTTTGATG TGGTGAGCCTAAAGCAGCTCACAGTGCGAAACAACCCCTGGCGCTGCAACTGTGCCATGAAGTGGGTGGTGATGTTGCTTAAGTCACTGCGCACCTCCCTCAACGTCCGAGGGCTCATGTGCCTGAGTCCGGAGAAGGTGCGCGGCATGGCAATCAGAGAGCTCACCCCGGATGTTATCCAGTGT CCGGCTGGCACTGAGCAGTCACCCTGGCCCCCTCCCCACTCCACAACCCATCTCTTGCCCATCACTTCCACCCCTGTCACCACCCTCATAACCACCTCCACCCCTTTCTTCTTCAATTCACCCTCCCCTCCCGCTCCCCCGCTTCACAACTACCCTTCTGGGCCCCTGCCCCCTTACGAGGACCCCCTCCGGATGTCCTTCCACGTGGTCAATTCCACTTGTATCGAAGTGAGCTGGGCCTCCTATTTTACGGTCACAGCCTACAAGGTCACCTGGGTCAAAATGGGTCAGAGTCTGATGAGTGATGTGACCCGGGAGCGGACGGTGAGCGGGGACCAACGCCACCTCAGCCTCACCAACCTAGAACCTCGGTCCGTCTACCGGATCTGCATTTATGTGCTGGACACCCTGAATTTCCACAGGCCCGGTGAGGATACAATATGCTCAGAGGCCAGGACCAAGTCGGCCTCCAATAATAAGTCCAATGGCTCAGAGCAGACGTCCCAGCAGGACATCAACTCCACGCTGCTCCTGGCCGGTATTATAGGCGGGGCGGTGCTTATCGTTCTGGTAACTCTGCTCAGCCTGTTCTGCTGGCATATGCACAAGAAGAGCCGGTCAGCCTCGACCAAATGGAAATACAACCGGGGCAGGAGAAAAGACGACTACTGTGAGGCCGGCACCAAGAAGGATAACTCCATTCTGGAGATGACTGAGACCAGTTTCCAGATAGTGTCACTGAACAATGAGCAGCTGCTCAAAGGAGATTTCCGGATTCAGCCCATCTACACACCCAACGGGGGCATTGGATTTAGGGACTGTCACCTCAGTAACAACAGCATAGCTTACTGCAAGAGCAGCAATGTGCCCAGTACAGAGTTCTGCCACACGTGA